The Glycine soja cultivar W05 chromosome 4, ASM419377v2, whole genome shotgun sequence genomic sequence GGTCATGTCTAATAcctaatatatatttgtattatatGTGAAAGGTACTCCACAGTATAATCTAACACTAATATGGCAAATAATATACTATAAAGTATTAGGTTAAATAGTATCTGCTTTGGCACAAATTCTAACAATTTATATGACAGTGATTTTGTATAAGTGTATACGTTACCGTCATAAGGGCGTTATAAGTCCAGAAGCTTATAGTGGCTTGTCCACCTGCAAAAAATCGTACACAATGTTAtcattatattagaaaatacaaCTGTTCTACTTCTTTACGAatacaaaagaaattaattgcATTAAGCAAATTAACCCCACTAATTTGGCACGTGTATGAAACAATAATTACAATGTACGTTATGGAAACATGCATAAAATGGTTTAAAGAATTCATAAaacctttgttttctttcaattgataattgataattACAAATTGAAAGATGTAAttacaaattcaaatgataattaCAATGTACTGTACTAAAGCCGTCGTAAGTCCAGAAGCTAATCCTGGCTTGTCAACCTGCAAGAAATCATACTAAATGTTatcattaattacaaaatacaaCTGTTTTACTTTTTCACAAATACAAATGACATTATTTGAATTTAGCAAATTAACCCCACTAATTATGCACGTGTATAGAACAACAATTACAATGTACCTTAAGTAAACATGCATAATATGGTTTAAAGAATTGATAAaaaactttgttttctttcaattgataatttcaaattcaaagacGTAAATATATGACCATTGGTGACAAAATTTAGTCATATGTTAGTTGTCTGGATTTTAATTCGAAGACACCGTTTTAATCATTAACAATATAGTTCCCATCACGATCTTAAATGGACAACGATTACtaatatcaaatttaaccataCGAAATAATGTCGATAGAATTCATTGTCCATACGTGACTAATTAAGTGGGTACAACATCACCAAAAAATAGCCCAACAAACGTAAACCAAAATAACccaacaaacttaaaccaaaataACCCAACAAACGTATATAAAATTTAAGCatacaatatataattaaattgtcaACTGATTACTCAGCTTTAATATGTTTGTTTGTGGATAGCTCATACGCAGTAGTATGCTTAGAATCAAATTCATTTGTGGCTTGTTGACCGCTCAATTTTTTGGCAGGGGTGATGAAGGCAGTGTTCCCAGGGTCATAGTTAGCTGACTGGGACAATGAAGGCTGCAAAACAAATATAAAGTATTATTATGACGCCTCAATAACATATTTAGACCAAATTTGTACTTAATTACTTAATGAAAGGTGTAACAAATTTACATACCTTCGGATGGTAATCCCCTGATGAAGTCTCATCACACGATGCGGGTGACTTCCTTATAGTTTGTTCATCCTGCATATACCACATTCAGAGGCAACatcaaatgtttttaaatttccGCATACACCCTTACGATAAGTTAACTATTACCTGTAGAACAATTTTGAAAGTCAATGTCTGGATATGATGTTCTTCTTGGCTAACATCCATCACAGAAGACTGGCGCATGTTTACACGGTACTTGAACCTGAGTGCCAATGTCTTACCAACCAAATCATCCACACACTCAGGGAACACTTTGATCTCGTCACCACCCtaattattatgaataaatttaaacaaataaattttattatcatgaataaatttaaacaaataaatttaattgtaatATAGTAAATTCATATTGAATTGTCATGTCATCCATCAGGGTATGTTACAATACATACCGCAATCAATTCCTGTCTACATTCCTCGGCTGTCTTACCAAACATTTTGATACACGTTGCATCCCAAAAATGAAAGTTAGCTTTCTCTCCATTGTGTTCCATTTTCACAACTAATTTATACCTAACACAACAATATCCATGTGAGTAAAGACTCGAATGTTAAGTACACTATAACTCATTTGGgaataaatacattttacatGGGAACTGTATGACTAACTTGGTTTTGGCATGAACGACAGGCACCCACTATTTTTAATGGATCAAACGTTGTAGTGCAATTTGGACAACTATCATAACTCCATGGTGTATCAATTAGGATTTCATCCACTGTAGCAACGGTCAAACAGAAATAgtcctaattgaattaaaatatataacaaatgaAAGTGGACAgatcaaaccaaaaaaaattaaatgggcAAAAATGGTAAAACTGCAAAAATTGTAAAATGACAACAACACGAATTTAAAAGGACTCATACATAGATaacgaagaaataaaaaaaatacataatcatACACAAATACATATTGAATTGCCCAACCATGCATATATAACATCAAATAAGTGACAAATAACGGAAAAATTGTAACAAAACAACAAcacaaatttaaaaggtactaaaaaaaatcatacacacaacaacaacaatgcttTCACCATAAACGACCGGCAACCACACCAAATCCAATTCGGGAACCACACCATATCCAATCCAAATGgtgtttcatttaaaatttgttgtTCTTACCTCTCTCAGTCTGCTTATGTCACCTAAGCTGGCCATCTGAGCATTATGCAAGAACTTATCACGATCACCTCTTTGTGAATTACTGGTATACTGGGATTGCGAACCACTCCCTTCTTCTGTTAGTCCACCAACATAAAATGGAACACATAAACTGCAAGGAGGAAGGTCCTAACATTAGAGtattattataaacaaaatatataacttaattTGTTTGCAATTATCATACCTATCACGAAATTTCCTTATCTCAGCAATATCATCGGAGTTTACATACAACTTGGaaccattttttatattttggacaCTGAGGGGATACTTGTctgcaaaaaaacattataggtACATGAAATAATATGTAGTCCCAAATAACATTGATTCGCAAACGTaagaagtaataaaaaaatacattatattcACCTTTGGCATCTTTGATCTTAGCCAATGTTAACATAAGCACCAACGACTCCCTAACAAAATGGTTTTTTTCAATAGCATCATCTAGCTGAAGAGCATAATCCTCCCACAGTGTCATGAGGATCTCATATCACTAACAGGACATAACACATACATACTAATTTGtgatttaacatattttattatggtttttctaaatatttaaaaatataatgaaaataaccTATTATCTCTCAACTTCACCGTAACCCTGTATGCAGGATTCACTATTTTTCGTTCAATAACTTCAGCGACAACACCCACAAAATCTATTTTCAAACCAACATAAATGAATAGAATTAACTTGTGTTGAACATAGGTTGAATATATAAACTAATATGTAATGTAAAACATTATAATATACTTACCAACTAAAGTATGTCGCAGTGCAATGCCAAAAATAATATCAGCAATTTCAGTTATCACGTGTACATTAGCAGGAATTTCAAGTCTTTCAACCTCCTTCACAGATGTTGTTTCCACAAAGTAAAGCAAATATGGAATTGGACTTACTTTGTATTCAGATTGATTGTCCACAACTTTGATGTTTTGGATCAAATAGGAACAACCTAAAGTTAACTTCGGTTGAAATTCAGGGAACAACTCTTGCCATAGCGTTGCCCCAATCTTTACACCCTGAAAGTTATAAACAATCCATAACTATAAATACCCTCTTCACTAGCTACATAGTAAAATGAAAGCAAATAACATAACAATTACCATTTGGTCTATTAAGACCATGTCAATCGCTTGTCTCCCATTGTGCTTCTTAACATCCCACATATCGGTTATACACACCGCTATCTTCCATGTCCCTTTCCTTGGATGCAATTCAGATATAAGATTTTCTTTTCGAGACATCGCTACAATGTCAAAAGAAACATCATAAACCACGTATCAAATAGagcattaaagttttttttttaaatagtataaaaaaaccaataaacacatggaagcaaaaaaaatacacacacaaataagaaaatgatagaCAGGTAAcgaacaaaacaaaagaaaacgaagaaccaaaacaaccaaaaccaaaagacgaagcaaaaacaaaacacGAAATCATACATATGCACcaacaaaaactttttttctcaggtaaagtagaagaaaaagaaaacaaaaaaaaaacgaataCGTGTTAATCTAACACAtggaaagtagaaaaaaaacgCACCTTTTTTGTTCAAATGAACCTTTCTTCTTGAAATGCACCTGTGTAAAgtacgaaaaaaaaaacaaataaccaagaagaagcaaaaacaaaagacgGAATCATACACATGCACCAACTAAATCTTTTTTTCACAGGTAAAGgcgaaccaaaaaaaaaaagaaaacgagTACGTGTTAATGTAACACATGGCAAGTAGGAAAAAACGCACCTTTCTTGTTCAAATGAACCTTTCTTCTTGAAATGCACCTGTGTAAAGTAGGaaaaaaaaccaaagaacaaagaagaagcaaaaacaaaacatgAAATCATACACATGCAGCaacaaatttcttttttcaCAGGTAAAGtcgaagcaaaaaaaaaaaaaaaaaacgtatacATGTTAATCTAACACATGGAAAGTAGAAAAAATGCacctttgttgttgttcaaATGAATCTTTCTTCATCAAATGCACCTGTGTAAAGTAGGAGCCAAATGCAAGGAAACGAAAACAAAGGAAACCAAGCGTATAAACCCAAGAGGAAAATAAAGCAAATGAAACAAAGCGTATAACCAAAACCCTTCATTCATCTGCAAAAGCAAACGTCTTGTCAACTGGTCATAATTGTTGTCGGTATTCGAGAAGCATTGGTATTCGAAAAGCATGGGTAATGAAAACGCATTGGTATACGAAAGGTTTATTGAAAACACATCATTTTGTAGGCCATTCTAGGATGTGACATTTTTGAACGAGAAAGTGAATTAACCACAGCGTGACACGTAGGCCATCCAGGACCTTATTTATATAATGATAGATAATACAAACAAGAGTGTGAGATGAGTTGATCCAATTTGGTGTCAATTCAGGCTCATGTAGGTCGGGTCGGGCCCGCTTCCCCATCCCTAGGGAAATGTGATGACCTAGCGCCTCCTCAGTCAATTCCCGCTCTTCAACAATTGAAATAGGTCACCCTGCCGCTTCCCCATCCTAGGGAAACGACGTTTCTTTCACTCTCCATCTCTATCCTAACCCATCTATCCTGActcaaaaataacaaaaaacgaaaaaaaatccATCGATTCCCTGCACTTCCATGTCTTCTTTGTCTACGCATCACACCTATAGCCGAAAGCAAAAATCTCTCGGCCTCCTGTGCACCAAGTCTCTctctttccttctctttttagTTCAATTTAATCGATCGTCTAGTTTTAACGCGCCTCTTGATATTGCAGTTTTTTGAGTTTGTACAACAAGGAAGGTGTGCGATTAATCGGTTTGGATGATGCAGCTTCACGATTAGGAGTAGAAAGACGAAGGATCTACATCGTTAACATTTTAGAGAGTGTGGGGTAGGTTTCTGTTTTATCTTCTCAGACACGACTATGTTAAGTATGCTATTTCTGATTCGATTGCTCACATGTTTGTGggcgtttctttttttttttttcaggtgcTAGCTAGAAAAGCTAAGAATCAATGTACCTGGAAAGGGTTTTCTGCAATTCATGTAGCCTTGCAAGAACTTAAGGTTTTTCTTGTTTGAAGaattaaatgtgtttatttgacaccaaaataatttaagatttaacTTTGATCCTAGGGTTCTGATTTTGTATAGGATGAGGGTTTGAAGGACCGATGACTCCAATCCATCCATCCATTAAGTTAGTATTAACCAATTGTTTTAGGTACATGATGATGAGGACGAAGAAGAAACGTTCCCCAACATTAATACTGGGAGTCAGAATGTTATGGTCAAATCCTCCTCCAAGAATGGTATGTTTCAAATTTTTTCCTTTACTTTGGAATATGTAACTGACTCATGGTGTGCATGAATTACAGTTACGTCTAATTGATCCCATGTTGGACTCAATTCATCATCATTCACAATACTATTCCGTTTGTTCATTCAAAAGTACTAAACTTCCGTTCAGCACCATTCCAACCCATTTCCAGACCTGCACTTAAAGAGCAATGGTTGAGTTAATATGTTTTAAGTCTTGATTTGTGATTGTGAATGGATGGATGTTCTTCTGTTTGAGAAAGAACTGCACGCTGTACAGTTACTGATCTCACCCTTCATGCAAGCTTTTCcctcttttatatattaaaattaaaattataatggtTTAGatccatgcatttttttttactactgaCCATTCATATGTACTGGTGAAACATACAAATTGTGttgtttttttgaagaaaaataacagAAGAAGCATTGAGCTGGAAACAAAGGTCTTAAATCTATGACATGCAAGTTGGAGAGATATTGATTATTgacattataaaattttttttgcaagtaaaaaaaattgtcaaaagttggtaaaaaaatatttcattagtattcattttctttgaaatatgaAACATAAAAGGCAGGTGAGCTATTTACAAATGGAGCATTGTGATATTATGAGTATTGACACTGCTTCACGTTTTGCAGAAAACAGAAGGGAAAAATCTCTGGCATTGCTTACACAGAATTTTGTCAAGCTTTTTGTCTGCTCTAATGTGAGTATCACCAATTTCTTGAACATTTCTTGGACATTCCAATTTGATAACGTGTTAATATGTCGACTTTTCAGTTTGAAATGATCTCCCTTGATGAAGCTGCAAAGTTGTTGCTTGGAAATGCCAATAATAGAAGTGAGTGATACTAAACTCTGGTCTGTTTAGGTAATAGCTTAATAAAACACTTCTTGAACAAGTGCTTATCCTATAAATATTCatgtataaactatttttatataagagaTATAAGAGAAGTGCTATCAACACACtgttattggttaaaatttacttGAACTACAAAATCATGAGCAAGGCTTATTAAATAGAAAGTGGAACTCACAAAATTTggtgattttcaataaatttcagtcAACAGAGAAACTATCATGAGTGTGTTATGGAGTGTGGCTAGCGtttctcttttatataaattgcaaatcctttttataagttattcttaaaattgaaataagttAAAAGACAGTTTATGGACATGTCATGGCTTATTTTTATAAGCTTTCTCAAACACTTACATAAGTGCTTATGTCATAAGTCTAAAAGCTCTTCCAAATACACCTTTATACCTGTTCATTATTCATTGACAATGGAGGAAGAAGCATTTAACTTTCTCAGTCTTTACTTGTATGATTTTTATCTTACAGCAAAAGTTAGACGCCTATACGATATTGCGAACGTTTTATCCTCCATGAACCTAATTGAGAAGGTGATATTCTCCTCAGTTCACTTTAAATTTCCCCATAGAGCATTACAATGGAAGTGTTGCTTTCTGTATTCTGTTCTAATAAATTACAGTAAGCTTATGATGAGTTTACGAAGGTTGCAGACCCATACAACAAACACAAGAAAACCAGCATTTAGGTGGTTGGGTGTGAGAGGGAAAACATGGAGTGAATCAGCTCAGACAAATGTTAAAGAGTCACAGAAAAGGATGTTTGgatctgacataacaaacataaattttaaaaggaaaGTTGATTTGTCCATGGATGGCCAGAACTTTAAAACGCAAAACCAACAGGAAAATATTAGTCCCAGAGCTCAGCTGGAGaaaaaaagcttaaaaaaaGATGCAAAACAGACTTCAATGAGCTATCAGTTTGGCCCTTTCGCTCCAGCTTATGTGCACAAAGTTGGAACCTCTGAAAATAATAGTGTGAAACAGGTGCAAGACTGGGAAAGCCTCGCACAGGAGCATCGTCCTCAATATCAAAACCAAGGTTAGAGGTAATTCCTTCTCTGCATTACTTAGATATGGAATTTTGTTTGGTATATATTTGTATTTCTGCATGAGAGTAAATGTACTAGATGTAAATAATTTCCCCTTCCTTTACATATTCTTTTGGGGAAAAAAATTAGTAggctcatttttgttttttgtttgaattatgACAATGAATATAATTAACAAGTTTTATATGCCAATGAGGAACAACGTGTAGTCGTACTAGATGTAAATATTTTCCCCTCCATTTACATACTGTTTTGGGAAAAAATAGCCGTAGGCTCAATTATGTGTTTTGTTTGAATTATGACAATGAATGTGAGTATGACTTGGCAAGTGCAAAGTTGCAATTTTATTAGCCAATGTGGAACAAAGATAATTGTACTAGATGTAAATATTTTCCTCTCCATTTTACatattcttttggaaaaatttGTAGGCTCAATTATGTGTTTTGTTTGAACTATGACAATGAAGGTAACTTACCAAGTTTTATTAGCCAATGTGGAACAAAGTGTAATTGTACTAGATGTAAATGTTTTCCACTCCATTTACATATTCTTTTTGGGAAAGAAATTTGTAGGCTCAATTATGTGTTTTGTGTGGATTATGACAATGAGTGTGACTTACCAAGTGTAAAGTTGCAATTTTATTTGCCAATGTGGAACAAAGCTTACAACTTGACTAATactgtatttattttcttctgaaAAGTGAAAACATGCTTTCTTGTTTCTccaaatttcatttaaatttacttacatatttcagaatcaCAAATCTGCGTGACATCTCAATCATGCTTAACCTTTTGAAATAGaatcaaatttatatatgtactaTGTTTATAACTAAagtctaatttttatttcttgaaaattgTTCTGTCTATTCGTTTACTACCATTAGATAAGCTAACCTTTAATTTTTCCTCCTCCTGTGGGGGGGAACGACCAAATGGgggcatttttttttgttaattatcatTTGGGATTGTTttgacttttatatttttttataagttgtaggccattttttttttgttttcacgactttatcatttagtttttttatttttttatagaagtcGTAAATTCATTTatgacttcttttttttccgtatatttttataaaaaaattataaataaatttttaatttaattatttattaaagaaatctttttttttattttacctttttaattttatttaatattttgtatatattttttacataattttatttaatattttctatattttttgaatattgttttatttaatatattttctaaactttttaaatggttttatttaatattttatttaatatattttctatatatatatatatttttttttaatattatctatatttttatatattattttatttaatatatttattgtatttaatattttctatatttttttacttaaggattattatttgttttgtaaattaaaaaaataatgcaaaagacaccccaaatttaaaaagacttaaatttaaatgatgGGACAAGATGGTACTTTGATGTGCAATGGCAGTCAATTGAGtaccaaaatatttttcattgttgaaaaaaatttaatataaaaaatatattaaataaaataatataccaaaagttaagaaaattttaaataaaaccattttaaaaaatttagaaaacatgttaaataaaacaatatttaaaaaatataaaacaatattaaataaaactatgtaaaaaaatatatacaaaattatttctaattttttaaaaaatatactaaaaaaatagaagttgtaaattaatttatgacctctataaaaaaattaaataaaacctaaatgactttaaagttgtaaaaacaaaaaacaattagcCTACGACTTAGAagttgtaaatttaaataaaaatttaattgaagttgtaaaatattttacgatttcagttttaaaaaaatacaactttcAACTCAAAAAGTAGTAACATTCATTGTGCTCTTGATTCAATAAAGATGACTTGCATCACCCTTCAGGAGGATTGATAGGTTGCTGAAACATAAAACTAtggttgaaatatttttattggcaAAACTATGGTGGAAATAGTGGCTAAGGTGCTACTTGATAGGGACCAAACGCTACAACAACTCAAGTGCCATCTCCATCACACTCAACAAAGCTAGAAATATTGTTATTTCTAACTGTAGGCA encodes the following:
- the LOC114410844 gene encoding uncharacterized protein LOC114410844 translates to MSRKENLISELHPRKGTWKIAVCITDMWDVKKHNGRQAIDMVLIDQMGVKIGATLWQELFPEFQPKLTLGCSYLIQNIKVVDNQSEYKVSPIPYLLYFVETTSVKEVERLEIPANVHVITEIADIIFGIALRHTLVDFVGVVAEVIERKIVNPAYRVTDYALQLDDAIEKNHFVRESLVLMLTLAKIKDAKDKYPLSVQNIKNGSKLYVNSDDIAEIRKFRDSLCVPFYVGGLTEEGSGSQSQYTSNSQRGDRDKFLHNAQMASLGDISRLREWMKS
- the LOC114409788 gene encoding E2F transcription factor-like E2FE isoform X3, encoding MVKSSSKNENRREKSLALLTQNFVKLFVCSNFEMISLDEAAKLLLGNANNRTKVRRLYDIANVLSSMNLIEKVIFSSVHFKFPHRALQWKCCFLYSVLINYSKLMMSLRRLQTHTTNTRKPAFRWLGVRGKTWSESAQTNVKESQKRMFGSDITNINFKRKVDLSMDGQNFKTQNQQENISPRAQLEKKSLKKDAKQTSMSYQFGPFAPAYVHKVGTSENNSVKQVQDWESLAQEHRPQYQNQALKDLFSHYMEAWKSWYSEAAKTL
- the LOC114409788 gene encoding E2F transcription factor-like E2FE isoform X2 is translated as MFFCLRKNCTLYKNRREKSLALLTQNFVKLFVCSNFEMISLDEAAKLLLGNANNRTKVRRLYDIANVLSSMNLIEKVIFSSVHFKFPHRALQWKCCFLYSVLINYSKLMMSLRRLQTHTTNTRKPAFRWLGVRGKTWSESAQTNVKESQKRMFGSDITNINFKRKVDLSMDGQNFKTQNQQENISPRAQLEKKSLKKDAKQTSMSYQFGPFAPAYVHKVGTSENNSVKQVQDWESLAQEHRPQYQNQALKDLFSHYMEAWKSWYSEAAKTL
- the LOC114409788 gene encoding E2F transcription factor-like E2FE isoform X1, whose protein sequence is MDMSWLIFISFLKHLHKCLCHKSKSSSKYTFIPVHYSLTMEEEAFNFLSLYLYDFYLTAKVRRLYDIANVLSSMNLIEKVIFSSVHFKFPHRALQWKCCFLYSVLINYSKLMMSLRRLQTHTTNTRKPAFRWLGVRGKTWSESAQTNVKESQKRMFGSDITNINFKRKVDLSMDGQNFKTQNQQENISPRAQLEKKSLKKDAKQTSMSYQFGPFAPAYVHKVGTSENNSVKQVQDWESLAQEHRPQYQNQALKDLFSHYMEAWKSWYSEAAKTL
- the LOC114409788 gene encoding E2F transcription factor-like E2FE isoform X4 encodes the protein MDMSWLIFISFLKHLHKCLCHKSKSSSKYTFIPVHYSLTMEEEAFNFLSLYLYDFYLTAKVRRLYDIANVLSSMNLIEKTHTTNTRKPAFRWLGVRGKTWSESAQTNVKESQKRMFGSDITNINFKRKVDLSMDGQNFKTQNQQENISPRAQLEKKSLKKDAKQTSMSYQFGPFAPAYVHKVGTSENNSVKQVQDWESLAQEHRPQYQNQALKDLFSHYMEAWKSWYSEAAKTL
- the LOC114409788 gene encoding E2F transcription factor-like E2FE isoform X5, with amino-acid sequence MFFCLRKNCTLYKNRREKSLALLTQNFVKLFVCSNFEMISLDEAAKLLLGNANNRTKVRRLYDIANVLSSMNLIEKTHTTNTRKPAFRWLGVRGKTWSESAQTNVKESQKRMFGSDITNINFKRKVDLSMDGQNFKTQNQQENISPRAQLEKKSLKKDAKQTSMSYQFGPFAPAYVHKVGTSENNSVKQVQDWESLAQEHRPQYQNQALKDLFSHYMEAWKSWYSEAAKTL